Part of the Streptomyces antimycoticus genome, GCGCGGGCAGTTGGCCCGGGTGCTGGGCAATCTGGTCGACAACGCGCAGCGGCACGCCCGGGGCGGGGTGCGGGTGGCGGTGCGCGAGGAGGGCCGGTGGGCCGTGCTGGAGGTCGCGGACGACGGCCGGGGGGTGCCCGAGGGCGAGCGGGAGCGGATCTTCGAGCGGTTCGTACGGCTCGACGACGCCCGCAGCCGCGACGATGGCGGGGCCGGGCTCGGCCTCGCCATCGCGCGGGACGTGGCGGTGCGCCACGGCGGCACTCTGGCCGTCGGGGCGGCACCCGAGGGCGGTGCCCTGTTCGAGCTGCGGCTGCCTACGGGCTCCTAGACCCGGCCCCGCTGGGCGCGCAGATGCTCGGCGACGGGCACCAGCGATCCGTACAGCGCCTTGAGGTCCTCCGGCGCGAGCAGATCGATGAAGTGGTTGCGCACGGACGCCACATGGTGGGGTGCGACCTTGCGCATGGTTTCCCAGCCGTGCTCGGTCAGCACGGCGTACAGCCCCCGTCGGTCGGATTCGCAGTTCTCGCGGCGGACCAGGCCGGCGTTCTCCATCCGGGTGATCTGGTGGGACAGCCGGCTCTTGGACTGCAGGGTCGCGGAGGCGAGATCGCTCATCCGCATCCGGCGGTCCTCCGACTCCGAGAGGTTGACCAGGATCTCGTAGTCGTTCATGGTCAGGCCGAACGGCTGCAGGTCTTTTTCGAGCTGGTAGGTCAGCAGCCGGCTGACATCCAGGTGGGTGCGCCACGCGCGCTGTTCCTCATCGCTGAGCCAGCGCGTGCCGTTCTCGGTCTCCATGGGATGTATTCTACCTATAGAAGTTGAATTCCGAACCAATGGATGTATCGGGCTAGAGGTCACCTGTTCGACGTTACACTCCGCATGTTCGCGCTCACGAACCGGTACCCCCTGTCTCGCCGACCGATATCTCGGCGACGACTTGCTCCGTGGACTGCAGCAGTACGGTCCCCGCGCCCACGAACTCGAACTGGTGCTCCTCGCCCGACGCGCCCCCGATCCCCGTGCGCGACCTGACGGCCCCGAGGAAGCCGCGCAGATACTGGTGGTCGTAGTGGTGGCACGGCGTCGGGCAGTCCGCCCAGCCCACCAGTGCCTGCGGATCCACCCGGATCGGCGGCTCCATGAAGACCACGGGCCCATTGGACGCGGCCACGAACTTCCCGGTGCCGATGAGGGTGAGAAAGCCCGGGACGATGGACTGCTTCAGGGACAGCGACGGCTGGAAGGCCAGCAGATTGCCGGACCGGATGGAGAGGTTGCCGTCGTCCAGGTCATAGGAGTTGACGTCGAAGGCGCGGTCGGCGAGCACCATCTTTCCCTGGCCCTCGGCCACCACCCAGTCCGCCGCGTGCAGCGGGGAGTGGAAGCTGTACGCGATGAGGTGGTCGAGGTGGCCGAGGCCGACGCCATGGAAGTCGATCTGCCCGTAGTAGGCGACCATCTTCCCCTTCTGCAGGAACCACTGGCCGTTCAAGTCCACGCTGAAGGCGTACGGATTGATGTTGTCGTCGACGGGCAGCGTCCAGGCGTCGTGGATGACGGGGCTGTTCACAGCTTCTCCTCCGATGCCTGGACATAGACCATGCCGGTGCCGGACAGCTCCAGTTGGAACGCCTCCCCCGAGCCGCGGCCCACCATTTCGCGCCAGCCGATCGCCGTCGAGAGCTTATTGCGAACATCACCCCGGTGGGCGACATAGGCTTGCGGATCGACATGCACCGGACGTCCCGGGCCGATCGGCAGCTCCAGCACCCCGCCGTGCGCCATGACCGCCGCGGAGCCGTGCCCCTCCAGGGTGGTGGTGAACAGCCCCTGTCCGGTGACCTGGCCGCGCACCATGCCCATCACGCCGCCCTGGGAGCCCATGAACATCGTGCCCTGGCGCAGCGAGCCGTCGAAGGCCAGCAGCCGGTCCGACTCCACATAGAGGGTGTCGCCGGCCAGGTCGATCACCTGGACGTGATGGCCGCCGTGCCCGAACATCACCGTGCCCTGGCCCTCGACGGTCATCAGCGGGGTGTCCTCGTCGGCGATCCGCCGCCCGATCATCCCCCGCACCCCGCGCTGCCCGCCGGTGATGCTGGGGGTGAACCGTACGTCCCCGCGGTACGCGAGCATCGCGCCGCGCTGGCTGAACAGGGTCTGCCCGGGCAGCACCTGGGCCTCGACCATGCGGGAGGTGAGCAAGGTGAACGGCATCATGAGCCCCTTTTGTTCGCCCCGCCGCGCCGGCGGCCACTTGTTACATCAGCGGCTCCGCCGCGGGCACCGTCGCCCGCGCGGCGCAGAGGCGCGGGTTCCGTCGCCATCCGCGGCCCGGCGGCCGCGCGTGCTCCCCCAGCTACCGCTGGGAGGTGCCCCCTGCTCACAGCTCACCTCCAATGGTGTTGCGTTCGCTGGGCTGGACGTAGACCAGTCCGTCGCCCTCGAAGCGGATCTGGAAGGACTCCCCGCCGCTCTCGCCTATCAGCGCCCGGAAGTTCACCCCCGTCTGGAAGTGCTGCTTGAGGCCGCCGGTGTGGGCGAGGTACGCGCCCGGGTCGACCTGCAGCGGGGTCTGCGGGGTGACGCGCAGCACGATCGCCGTGCCGGCCGAGACGAGCGCGGCCTGGCCGGTGCCCTCGACGGTCGTGGTGAACAGGCCGTTGCCCTGTGCGGAGCCGCGCAGCCCGGTGAAGGAGGCGCCGGTGCGCAGCGCGGAGTCCGTGCACAGCAGATTGCTGGACTCCACATAGAGCTTCTCGCCGTGCAGCGACACCAGGTTGATCTCGCTCGCCCGGTCGGCGAAGTAGCACGTACCGTGCCCCTTCACCTCCATGACCGCCATCTGCTCTCCGGTGAGCCGCCGGGTCACCATCCCGCGCAGCCCCTCCCCGCCGCCGGTCTTCTTCTTGAAGGTCATATCCCCCTCGTAGGCGACCATCGCGCCGTTCTTGGCCTTCACGGAGTCGCCGGTCAGGTCGACCGCGAGCACCCTGCTTCCCTGGAGCCGAAACTGAGCCACGGAGCCGACGGTAGCGGGCTCTGACGTCGGCGGACAGGGAGCGCCGGGGGCATGGGGTGCCCCCCGGGCCATGATCGCCCGCGAAGCTGCGACAATGGGCGCAGGCTTGTGCACAGATTCACAAGCCGGTCTGTGTTCTGCCGTACCCCTCTTCACACGAAGGTGCTCTCGTGGACTTCAAGACCGCCACCGCGCTGCGCCGGCTCCGCCTGGTCTCCGCGCCCGAGGCCGTGTCGTTCCTGCTGCTGCTCATCTGCTCGGTGCTCAAGCGCACCTCGGACTTCAACGCGGTGCCGGTGATGGGCATGGTGCACGGCGTGCTCTTCATCCTCTACGTGGTCTTCTGGGCGGACGCCTGGAACCGCGCCAAGTGGAAGTGGCAGACCGCGGCCCTGTACTTCGTCCTCTCCGTCCTGCCCACCGGCGGCTTCTTCGCCGAGCGCAAGCTCAAGCGGGAGACCGAGGCCGGTGTGATCGCGGCCCGCGCCCGTAAGGAGGGCGTGGTCAACGCATGATCGTCGCCTTTTCGGTGACGCCGCTGGGCGTCGGCGAGGATGTGGGGGAGTACGTCGCCGACGCGGTGCGGGTGGTCCGTGAGTCGGGGCTGCCGAACCGTACGGACGCGATGTTCACCTCGATCGAGGGCGAGTGGGACGAGGTCATGGACGTCGTCAAGCGCGCCGTCGCCGTGGTGGAGGCGCGGGCGCCCCGGGTCTCGGTGGTCCTCAAGGCCGATATCCGCCCGGGCGTCACGGACGGTCTGACCTCCAAGGTCGAGACGGTCGAGCGCCATCTGTCCGACTGACCGCCTCGGGGCCGCTCAGCCCCCGCCCACCAGGGCCATGCCCAGCGGCGTGCGCTCGTACAGCACCTGATGGCCCTGGCGCCGTGAGCTGAGCAGTCCGGCGGCGCGCAGCACCCCGAGATGCGCCGAGACCGACGAGGGCGCGAGGCCGAGGCGGGCGGCCAGCGCGGAGGTGGAGGCGGGTTCCTCCAGAGCGGAGAGGACCGCGGCGCGACCCGCGCCCAGGAGACGTACGAGCGCGTCCCTGCCCTCCGCGTCCGGCTCCCGCCACAGCCCGCCGACGCCGCGCGCCGGATAGATCACCGTGGGCTGCCACGGCGGGGCGAAGCCGCTCACCACATCCGGCCAGACGAAGACGCTGGGCATCAGCAGCAACCCGCGGCCGTCGAGGTCCTGGGTCCGGGCGGGGAGCGCGGAGGTACGGATGGTGAGCGTGCCGTCGGTCCACCGCAGCGCGGGGCGCAGATCGGCGAACAGCCGCTCCAGGCCGCCGTCGGCCAACTGCCGGGAGCGATAGCCGATATCGGCCTCCAGCAGGGCCCGCAGCCGGGGCCAGTCCGGGGCGACCAGGGCCCGCCAGGCCCGTTCGGTCACATCGGCCAGCCGCTGGACCGCCCGCGCCGGATCGGCCAGCATCGCCCGGCCCCGCGGGGACTCGGCGGCCCCCGGGGTGCACGCCAGCGAGAGGACCAGCTCCCGGTGGGCGGCGGCGGGGTCCGTGGACCGCATCCGGGCCAGCTCGTCCTCGAACGGCGCGTACGGCACCTCCGGCGGCGGGCCCAGGAAGTCCGGTGTGTAGCCGCCCCGCCCGGGCATCAGCAGCCACAGCTCCGACAGATCGAGCCCGGTCACCGCCTCCCGCACCCGCCGCAGCCAGGGCAGGTGGTAGCCGTGCCGCTCGGTCCGGCGCAGCGTGCGCACCGCCTCATGCGTCTGGCACAGCGGCGAGATCGCGAACCGGCAGCGCAGCAGGTCGGCGGCGCCGAAATGCATATGCAGTGGCATGGTCTCGCCCCCCGATCGCGAAGATTCGGCTCTGGCCGAAACACTAGAGCCCGCCCCGCCCGTACGGGCACGCTTCCGGCATGTCAACGCCCTCCGGGCCCGGTACGACGGACCCTCTCGAGTCGCGCCCCGACGCGCACGCCTCCCGACCCGAGCTCGCGCCCGGTGACGACCAGGGGCCGCCGCGGGGTCCGGGGAGCGTTGGCTATGGCGCGGTGTTCGCGGTCCGGGAGTTCCGGGCCGTCTTCGCCGCGCACCTGGTCTCCATGCTCGGCGAGATGGTCGGCCAGATCGCGCTCTCCGTACTCGTCTTCCGGCTCACCGGATCGCCGCTGCTCAGCGCCCTGACGTTCGCCACCTCGATGCTGCCGTATGTGATCGGCGGCGCCCTGCTGTCCTCCGTCGCCGACCGCTTCCCGGCCCGCCGGGTGCTGGTGGTCTGCGATCTGGTGCACGCCGGATGCGTGGCCGCCATGGTGGTGCCGGGGATGCCGGTGGCCGCGCTGCTGGCGCTGCGCTGTGTGCCCGCCGCGATCTCGCCGGTGTTCAGCGGGACCCGGTCGGCGACGCTCGGCGACATCCTCGGCGAGGGCGACGCCTTCGTCCTCGGCCGCTCGGTCATCCGGATCACCGCCCAGACCGCGCAGCTCGCCGGGTTCGGGGTCGGCGGGCTGCTGCTGGCCGCCGTCTCGCCGCGGGCCGCGCTGGCGCTCACGGCGGCGGCGCTCGTCGGCTCGGCGCTGGTGCTCCGCTTCGGCACCCGCCGCCGCCCGGCGCGGCAGGTGGCCGGCGGCGGGGCTCCCCCAGCTACCGCTGGGAGGTGCCCCCTGCTCGGGGACTCGCTGAGCGGGATGCGGCGGCTGTTCGCGGACCGCAGGATCCGGGCGCTGATGCTGCTGTCGTGGGTGCCGCCGATGTTCGTGGTGATGCCGGAGGCCCTGCTGACGCCGTACTCCGATGGGCTGGGACTCGGCTCGGTCGGGCTCGGGCTGCTGATGTGCGGGATGCCGGTCGGCGCGATCGCCAGCGAGGCGCTGGTGGGCTCGCTGCTGGGACCGCGCGCCCGGGCCCGGCTGACGCTGCCGGTCGGCGTCCTGGCGATGCTGCCCGCCCTGGGGTACGCCGTCCGTCCGTCATTCGGCTGGGCGCTGGCCCTGCAGATGCTGACCGGCTGCGGTATCGCCTACAGCCTCGGCCTCGACCAGTGGTTTCTCGCCGCCGTACCGGACGAGCTGCGCGGCCGGGCGATGACGGTGCTGACGGCCGGGCTGATGACCGCGCAGGGTCTTGGCATGGCGGTCTCCGGCGCGGTCGCCGAGTTCGTACCGGTCCATGTGGTCGCCGCGACGGCGGGGGGCTGCGGGGCGCTGTGCTCGCTGCTGGTGGCGCTGGAGGTGCGGCGCACCGTCCCCGGGCCCGCCCGGCCCGAAGTGTGAGATAGGGCTGACCACGATATGACCGGCCGGTAGGGTCGGTAGTGTGCCGAAGCCGCTCAGCCTGTCGTTCGACCCCATCGCCCGTGCCGATGAGCTCTGGAAGCAGCGGTGGGGGTCCGTGCCCTCCATGGGCGCGATCACCTCGATCATGCGGGCCCACCAGATTCTGCTCAGCCAGGTCGACGCGGTCGTCAGACCGTACGGACTGACCTTCGCCCGCTATGAGGCGCTGGTGCTGCTCACCTTCTCCAAATCCGGCGAGCTGCCGATGTCCAAGATCGGCGAGCGGCTGATGGTCCACCCGACCTCGGTCACCAATACGGTGGACCGCCTGGTCAAATCGGGTCTGGTCGACAAGCGGCCGAACCCCAACGACGGCCGCGGCACCCTGGCCTCGATCACCGACCGGGGCCGTGAGGTGGTCGAATCGGCCACCCGCGATCTGATGGCGATGGAATTCGGGCTCGGGGTCTACGACGCCGAGGACTGCGGCAAGATCTTCGAGATGCTGCGCCCGCTGCGGGTCGCCGCGGAGGACTTCGAGGACGGCTGAACAAGACCCGGGGGCGGCGAAGATCGCCCCGGAACGGGCGGTTACGCTCAGGGCATGAAACGCAGCGTGCTGACCCGCTACCGGGTCATGGCTTACGTCACCGCAGTGATGCTGCTCGTGCTCTGCACCTGCATGGTGTTCAAGTACGGCTTCGACACGGGCGAGGACCTCACGCTCGTGGTCTCCCAGATCCACGGCGTGCTCTACATCATCTACCTGGTCTTCGCCTTCGACCTCGGCTCCAAGGCCAAATGGCCGTTCGGCAAGCTGCTGTGGGTCCTGGTCGCGGGCACCATCCCGACGGCCGCGTTCTTCGTCGAGCGCAAGGTCACCCGCGAGGTGGAGCCGCTGGTCAGCGGCGCCGAGCCCGCGCCCGCGCAGGTCTGACCGGCGGTTTGTAGCCCTTCCGCGCGTCCCTTCCGCGCGCCCCGTCCGGGGTCGGACGAGGCGCGCGGACGGGGCGTGGAGTACCCCCGATCGGCCCACTGCGGCGCGTCTCGCGTCGACAATTACTAGGACGTCCTAGTACTTTTGAAGCATGGACGCCGAAGGCATTGAGGCGGGCCGCCGACGGTGGCAGGCCCGGTACGACGCGGCACACAAGCGCGACGCGGCCGGGGGTTCGGGGGCGAAGCCCCCAAGGGATTGGACGCGCTCCACGCTGTCCGGGGACCCCGTCGAGCCGGTCTACGGACCCGCCCCGGGCGACACCGTGGAGGGGTTCGAGCGGATCGGCTGGCCCGGCGAGTTCCCGTACACCCGTGGCCTCTACGCCACCGGCTACCGGGGCCGGGCCTGGACCATCCGCCAGTTCGCGGGGTTCGGCAATGCCGAGCAGACCAATGAGCGCTACAAGATGATCCTCAAGGCGGGCGGCGGCGGGCTCTCGGTCGCCTTCGACATGCCGACCCTGATGGGCCGCGACTCCGACGATCCGCACGCGCTCGGCGAGGTCGGCCACTGCGGTGTCGCCATCGACTCCGCCGCCGACATGGAGATCCTCTTCAAGGACATCCCGCTCGGCGATGTCACCACCTCGATGACCATCAGCGGTCCGGCCGTCCCCGTCTTCTGTATGTACCTGGTCGCCGCCGAGCGCCAGGGCGTGGACATCTCGCGGCTCAACGGCACCCTCCAGACGGACATCTTCAAGGAGTACATCGCGCAGAAGGAGTGGCTCTTCCCGCCCGAGCCGCATCTGAAGCTGATCGGCGACCTGATGGAGTACTGCTCCGAGGGCATCCCGGCGTACAAGCCGCTGTCCGTCTCCGGGTACCACATCCGCGAGGCCGGGGCGACGGCCGCGCAGGAGCTCGCGTACACCCTCGCCGACGGCTTCGGGTATGTGGAGCTCGGCCTCTCCCGCGGGCTGGACGTCGACACCTTCGCGCCCGGGCTGTCCTTCTTCTTCGACGCGCACGTCGACTTCTTCGAGGAGATCGCCAAATTCCGCGCCGCCCGCCGGATCTGGGCCCGCTGGATGCGCGATGTCTACGGGGCGAAAACCGAGAAGGCGCAGTGGCTGCGGTTCCACACCCAGACCGCCGGGGTCTCGCTCACCGCCCAGCAGCCGTACAACAACGTGGTGCGGACGGCGGTGGAGGCCCTCGCCGCGGTCCTCGGCGGCACCAACTCGCTGCACACCAACGCCCTGGACGAGACCCTCGCCCTGCCCAGTGAGCAGGCCGCCGAGATCGCCCTGCGCACCCAGCAGGTGCTGATGGAGGAGACCGGGGTCCTCAATGTGGCCGATCCGCTGGGCGGTTCCTGGTACATCGAGGCGCTGACCGACCGGATCGAGGCCGACGCCGAGAAGATCTTCGAGCAGATCAAGGAGCGCGGCCGCCGCACGGTGCCGGACGGGCAGCAGCCCCAGTGGCCGATCACCGCCGGCATCCTCCAGGGCATCGAGGACGGCTGGTTCACCGGCGAGATCGCCGAATCCGCCTTCCGCTACCAGCGCTCCCTGGAGAAGGGGGACAAGAAGGTCGTCGGCGTCAACTGCCACGAGGGCTCGGTCACCGGCGATCTGGAGATCCTGCGGGTCAGCCACGAGGTCGAGCGCGAGCAGGTGCGGGTGCTGGGCGCCCGTAAGGCCGGCCGGGACGAGGGTGAGATCGCCGAGGGGCTGAAGGCGCTGGTCGCCGCCGCCCGCGAGGGCTCCAACATGATCGAGCCGATGCTGAAGGCGGTGCGCGCCGAGGCGAGCCTCGGCGAGATCTGCGACGCCCTCCGCGACGAGTGGGGAATCTATACGGAGCCGGCCGGCTTCTGAGCCACGTCCGGGGCGGGGCCGGCCGCGGCACCACCCGAATCCGCCCCGGTCAGTCCGTACAGCAGCAGGTCGGTGAAGTCCCGCGCCCACCGCGGGTCCACCGGTTCCGCGCTGATCATCAGCCGGTGGAGCACCGCCCCGGCGACCGTGTCGAAGATCAGGTCCGCGTGGCGGGCCGACTCCTCCGGGTCCTCCTCGCGCGGCAGCTCACCGCGGAGCCGGGCGCGCTCCCGGCCGACCATGACCAGCCGCTTCTGCCGGTCCACGATCGCCGAGCGTACCCGGCACCGCAGCGCCTCGTCGTGCATGGCCTCCGCGATGACGGCCATCAGCGCGGTGCCCGTCTCGGGGCGCTCCAGCAGTGCCCCAGCCGGATCACCACGGCCTCCACATCGGCGTGCAGACTGCCGCGGTCGGTCGCCTCCAGGTGTTCGTCGAAGACCGCCGCGATCGCGTCCACCACCAGCTCGCACTTGCTCGCCCAGCGGCGGTAGAGGGTCGTCTTGGCGACCCCGGCGCGGGCCGCCACATCGCCCAGCGTCAGCTTCGCCCAGCCCAGTTCCACCAGGGCGGCACGGGTGGCGCCCAGGATGGCTCGGTCGGCCTCGGCGCTGCGCGGGCGCCCGGTGCGGTGTGCGGACGGGCTCATGCGCGGCACCCTACCCGCCAGTACCGCACACCGTCCCGGGTGAGTTACGCTACGGCTCGTAGCGTAAGGGTGAGCCACGGCCGGGCCATCGGCCGATGCGCTTTTCCCTTCACCGGGGAAGAGGGGAGGATGGGACCATGCAGCCACGGAACATGTCCATGAGTGGAGTGGTCGACCTCGCCGCGGTGAAGGCGGCCGGAGAAGCGAAGCAGAAGGCGGAGAAGGCGCGGGCCCAGGCGGCCCGCTCCGGGGGCGCCGCGGCGCCCGCCCGTCTGATCTTCAATGTCGACGAAGCGGGTTTTCAGCAGGACGTCCTGCAGCGCTCCACCGAAGTGCCGGTCGTCATCGACTTCTGGGCCGAGTGGTGCGAGCCGTGCAAGCAGCTCGGTCCCATCCTGGAGCGGCTGGCGACGGAGTACGCCGGGCAGTTCGTCCTCGCCAAGATCGACGTCGACGCCAACCAGATGCTCTTCCAGCAGTTCGGCGTGCAGGGCATCCCCGCGGTCTTCGCGGTGATCGCGGGCCAGCCGGTGCCGCTCTTCCAGGGTGCCGCGCCCGAGGCGCAGATCCGCCAGGTGCTGGACCAGCTGATCCAGGCGGCGGAGCAGCAGTTCGGCATCGTGGGTACACCTGTCGAACCCGGCGCCCAGGACGAGGGCGCCGAGGAGGCCGCCCCGGAGGTCCCCGAGTCGCCGCAGGAGACCGCGCTCGGCGCGGCCCATCAGGCGCTGGACGCCGGCGACCTGGGCGGTGCGGTGCGGGCGTACCAGAGCGTGCTCGCCGACGACCCGGCCAACGACGAGGCGAAGCTGGGCCTGGCCCAGGCCCAGTTGCTGGAGCGCGTTCAGGGAGTGGACGCCACCCAGGCGCGCAAGGCGGCCGCGGAGAACCCCGCGGATGCCAAGGCCCAGATCACGGCGGCCGACCTGGACTTGGTGGGCGGTCATGTGGAAGACGCCTTCGGGCGGTTGGTGGACACAGTGCGTCGCACCGCTGGGGACGATCGGGACGCGGCGCGCGTTCATCTCCTGAGTCTGTTCGAGGTGATTGGCGGTGAGGATCCCCGAGTGGTGGCGGCGCGCAGCGCGTTGGCGCGCGTGCTGTTCTGACCTCGGGCTCCTCAAACAACACAGCGGCCGCTCTTTACCAAAACTTGGTAAACGCGGTCGCTGTTACTGCCAGTAAATGCGGGGCCGGGCTTTGTCCGGTCTTGGAGTAAATCTCCCTCTCTTTCCGGTCACGGTCCGGCAACCCTGCGTGCCCGATCTCGACCGTCCTGCCGCGGTTCGGTTATCCGTCCGTTACTCGCTAGTAACGAACCCCTTGTGCCTGGGCCGGGAATGGACCACGATCGGCCAAGCTCGGTCCATCCCCCCGTAGCTCGGCATCCGGTCGGCGCGTCGGTGTGGTTGGGTCCCCACCGGGCAGGCCGGCGGCAGTGGCGTCGGCCGTGGACAGGGGGGTCTCTGCCCAAAAGGCAGGGCCTGTCCAGGAGGTTGCGCGAGATTGCGTGGCCAGTGGTTGTCGCTCGGGGGTGATCGCCGGTGTTGCGGGTGCGGTGTGCGCCTGTCAGACGTGGGCGCTCTCCTTCCCGAGGACGTAGCACTTCTCCCATCCCAGGTCCGGGGTTCGCCCCGGCCGGAGATGTACGTCCGAGAAGGAGGAAAGTCATGGAGTCCGTGGCTCGTGGCGGCACCAGATGGAAGCGGTTCGCCGTTGTCATGGTGCCGAGCGTTGCTGCCACGGCCGCGATCGGCGTCGCCCTGTCCCAGGGTGCGCTCGCGGCCTCGTTCAACGTGTCCGGTCAGCAGTTCAAGGTCTCGGTCGACCGGCTCGACGGCACCGGGTTCGCGCAGTACGGCGCGCTGGACACCCAGCACGGGGGCAAGAAGATCCCCGTCGCGGTGTCGGCGTTCAAGAGCGCGAAGCTCAAGGGCCTGTGCCAGTCCGTCGTGATCCCGGTTCCCGTCTTCGGCGATGTGTCGCTGAAGCTGACGGCAGGCAACGGCAGCAAGCAGGTCGAGGCCAAGAACCTCTTCATCGATCTCGATCAGCTCAACGCGGACGCCACGTTCCGTGGGATCGACATCGGTGTGGCGGCGGGTGACGCGCACAAGGGTCCTGGCATCAACAAGGGCGATGCGGCCGATCCCGGTTCGTTCGGCCAGCAGTCGGATTCGGCGACGCTGGTCGGTGTGAAGCAGACCGCCTGGGCGACCAGTGCGGGCACGTTCAAGCTCTCCGGCCTTTCGATGAAGGTCAGCAAGGGCAAGAACGAGTGCTTCTGATCCGTTGAGCTGAGGGTGAGGGGCCGCGGCGCTGCCCCTCACCCGGGCATCGACCAGCAGCGCGTATGCGCCACGCTAGTACTGCTGTAGAACAACCGCGATCACACCGATCGCCAGCCCCAGGGAGCTGTTTTCGATGAGTGCCGAGTCGCCGGGGGCGAGTGACCGTATCAGCCGTTGGCGGGAGTCCTTCAGGGCGTGGCGCTGGCAGCGCCCGTTCTGGGCCGGGCTGTTGAGCCTGCTCGCGGGGCTGCCGATCATGTACTTCCCGTACAACGACGTCAACGCGGGCGGATTCACCATCAACATGTCCACCACCGCCGGATCGGCCTCGCTGATCATCGGGGTGCTGTTGGTGGTCCTGGGCCTGACCATGTGGTTCCAGCCCATGGTGCGGGTGTTCGCCGGAGTCGCCACGATCCTGCTCGGCCTGGTGTCGATCCCCGTTTCGAACTTCGGCGGCTTCCTGATGGGATTCCTGCTCGCGCTGTTCGGCGGCGGCATGAGCATCTCCTGGGCACCGGGTGAGACTCCCTCC contains:
- a CDS encoding DUF3817 domain-containing protein; amino-acid sequence: MKRSVLTRYRVMAYVTAVMLLVLCTCMVFKYGFDTGEDLTLVVSQIHGVLYIIYLVFAFDLGSKAKWPFGKLLWVLVAGTIPTAAFFVERKVTREVEPLVSGAEPAPAQV
- a CDS encoding AIM24 family protein; the encoded protein is MNSPVIHDAWTLPVDDNINPYAFSVDLNGQWFLQKGKMVAYYGQIDFHGVGLGHLDHLIAYSFHSPLHAADWVVAEGQGKMVLADRAFDVNSYDLDDGNLSIRSGNLLAFQPSLSLKQSIVPGFLTLIGTGKFVAASNGPVVFMEPPIRVDPQALVGWADCPTPCHHYDHQYLRGFLGAVRSRTGIGGASGEEHQFEFVGAGTVLLQSTEQVVAEISVGETGGTGS
- a CDS encoding AIM24 family protein, which encodes MAQFRLQGSRVLAVDLTGDSVKAKNGAMVAYEGDMTFKKKTGGGEGLRGMVTRRLTGEQMAVMEVKGHGTCYFADRASEINLVSLHGEKLYVESSNLLCTDSALRTGASFTGLRGSAQGNGLFTTTVEGTGQAALVSAGTAIVLRVTPQTPLQVDPGAYLAHTGGLKQHFQTGVNFRALIGESGGESFQIRFEGDGLVYVQPSERNTIGGEL
- a CDS encoding ArsR/SmtB family transcription factor, whose amino-acid sequence is MPLHMHFGAADLLRCRFAISPLCQTHEAVRTLRRTERHGYHLPWLRRVREAVTGLDLSELWLLMPGRGGYTPDFLGPPPEVPYAPFEDELARMRSTDPAAAHRELVLSLACTPGAAESPRGRAMLADPARAVQRLADVTERAWRALVAPDWPRLRALLEADIGYRSRQLADGGLERLFADLRPALRWTDGTLTIRTSALPARTQDLDGRGLLLMPSVFVWPDVVSGFAPPWQPTVIYPARGVGGLWREPDAEGRDALVRLLGAGRAAVLSALEEPASTSALAARLGLAPSSVSAHLGVLRAAGLLSSRRQGHQVLYERTPLGMALVGGG
- a CDS encoding AIM24 family protein, which gives rise to MPFTLLTSRMVEAQVLPGQTLFSQRGAMLAYRGDVRFTPSITGGQRGVRGMIGRRIADEDTPLMTVEGQGTVMFGHGGHHVQVIDLAGDTLYVESDRLLAFDGSLRQGTMFMGSQGGVMGMVRGQVTGQGLFTTTLEGHGSAAVMAHGGVLELPIGPGRPVHVDPQAYVAHRGDVRNKLSTAIGWREMVGRGSGEAFQLELSGTGMVYVQASEEKL
- a CDS encoding MarR family winged helix-turn-helix transcriptional regulator — translated: METENGTRWLSDEEQRAWRTHLDVSRLLTYQLEKDLQPFGLTMNDYEILVNLSESEDRRMRMSDLASATLQSKSRLSHQITRMENAGLVRRENCESDRRGLYAVLTEHGWETMRKVAPHHVASVRNHFIDLLAPEDLKALYGSLVPVAEHLRAQRGRV
- a CDS encoding acyl-CoA mutase large subunit family protein, with the protein product MDAEGIEAGRRRWQARYDAAHKRDAAGGSGAKPPRDWTRSTLSGDPVEPVYGPAPGDTVEGFERIGWPGEFPYTRGLYATGYRGRAWTIRQFAGFGNAEQTNERYKMILKAGGGGLSVAFDMPTLMGRDSDDPHALGEVGHCGVAIDSAADMEILFKDIPLGDVTTSMTISGPAVPVFCMYLVAAERQGVDISRLNGTLQTDIFKEYIAQKEWLFPPEPHLKLIGDLMEYCSEGIPAYKPLSVSGYHIREAGATAAQELAYTLADGFGYVELGLSRGLDVDTFAPGLSFFFDAHVDFFEEIAKFRAARRIWARWMRDVYGAKTEKAQWLRFHTQTAGVSLTAQQPYNNVVRTAVEALAAVLGGTNSLHTNALDETLALPSEQAAEIALRTQQVLMEETGVLNVADPLGGSWYIEALTDRIEADAEKIFEQIKERGRRTVPDGQQPQWPITAGILQGIEDGWFTGEIAESAFRYQRSLEKGDKKVVGVNCHEGSVTGDLEILRVSHEVEREQVRVLGARKAGRDEGEIAEGLKALVAAAREGSNMIEPMLKAVRAEASLGEICDALRDEWGIYTEPAGF
- a CDS encoding DUF3817 domain-containing protein, with product MDFKTATALRRLRLVSAPEAVSFLLLLICSVLKRTSDFNAVPVMGMVHGVLFILYVVFWADAWNRAKWKWQTAALYFVLSVLPTGGFFAERKLKRETEAGVIAARARKEGVVNA
- a CDS encoding MFS transporter, with protein sequence MSTPSGPGTTDPLESRPDAHASRPELAPGDDQGPPRGPGSVGYGAVFAVREFRAVFAAHLVSMLGEMVGQIALSVLVFRLTGSPLLSALTFATSMLPYVIGGALLSSVADRFPARRVLVVCDLVHAGCVAAMVVPGMPVAALLALRCVPAAISPVFSGTRSATLGDILGEGDAFVLGRSVIRITAQTAQLAGFGVGGLLLAAVSPRAALALTAAALVGSALVLRFGTRRRPARQVAGGGAPPATAGRCPLLGDSLSGMRRLFADRRIRALMLLSWVPPMFVVMPEALLTPYSDGLGLGSVGLGLLMCGMPVGAIASEALVGSLLGPRARARLTLPVGVLAMLPALGYAVRPSFGWALALQMLTGCGIAYSLGLDQWFLAAVPDELRGRAMTVLTAGLMTAQGLGMAVSGAVAEFVPVHVVAATAGGCGALCSLLVALEVRRTVPGPARPEV
- a CDS encoding MarR family winged helix-turn-helix transcriptional regulator; this encodes MPKPLSLSFDPIARADELWKQRWGSVPSMGAITSIMRAHQILLSQVDAVVRPYGLTFARYEALVLLTFSKSGELPMSKIGERLMVHPTSVTNTVDRLVKSGLVDKRPNPNDGRGTLASITDRGREVVESATRDLMAMEFGLGVYDAEDCGKIFEMLRPLRVAAEDFEDG
- a CDS encoding MTH1187 family thiamine-binding protein, giving the protein MIVAFSVTPLGVGEDVGEYVADAVRVVRESGLPNRTDAMFTSIEGEWDEVMDVVKRAVAVVEARAPRVSVVLKADIRPGVTDGLTSKVETVERHLSD